Proteins from one Podospora pseudoanserina strain CBS 124.78 chromosome 1, whole genome shotgun sequence genomic window:
- a CDS encoding hypothetical protein (EggNog:ENOG503P7UZ; COG:S) — MAGRPNNRGPGGGQPPVPPAAQRQNEYFVPRDGIDREVITSDICRYLGNDALVRPGTYESPDGRVTQGYFITAYRNLTSAMIQDLKADSARWEQERRAASRSSGGGAGGTTHSSHSNGVYVRSSNSPIGAREQTRGQSDYSAWKNRQREQEYEASYGATAMDIDYQPAPPPPKNPGYGGQPYPGPPPPAGYPQGAYPPQVHPAAAPQYQTQPYGGYPPNVPPTQYSPGPQGGDRYAGMVPPPPIQGQFAQDAAFIHGSNYQTAPGYANAPRMPVMPLAPSSAPPSRAFSTPTSGPPFGSEADPYGYPPPAGIPASQAFPADPLYGRGAYSTTTITNPPEASSDDLGSPAGTAQRQGYPAAPDQPPYEDHNSPVLPNTTVPPTSSTPTSAGPSSGRRDRDSEPRDRERDHREHRARRSETERDDRHGDRNRHHRR; from the exons ATGGCGGGGAGACCAAACAACAGAGGACCTGGCGGCGGCCAGCCCCCAGTTCCGCCAGCAGCCCAGCGTCAAAACGAATACTTTGTGCCCCGTGATGGCATCGATCGCGAGGTTATCACATCAGACATCTGCAGATACCTGGGAAACGATGCGTTGGTGCGCCCTGGCACCTACGAG TCTCCAGATGGACGTGTCACCCAAGGTTATTTCATCACGGCATACCGAAATTTGACGTCG GCCATGATTCAAGATCTCAAGGCCGACTCCGCTCGGTGGGAGCAGGAACGGCGCGCAGCGTCCAGGTCTtcgggcggcggcgctggagGTACAACACACTCCAGCCATTCGAACGGCGTTTATGTGAGGAGTTCTAACTCGCCCATAGGCGCTCGCGAGCAGACCCGCGGGCAATCTGACTACAGCGCGTGGAAGAACCGCCAACGGGAACAGGAGTACGAAGCCTCGTACGGCGCCACTGCCATGGATATTGACTACCAGCCggctcctccgccgcccaagAACCCGGGCTATGGTGGCCAGCCGTACCCCggacctccccctcctgccgGATACCCCCAGGGTGCTTACCCACCACAGGTTCATCCCGCTGCCGCTCCCCAGTATCAAACTCAGCCCTACGGAGGATATCCGCCCAATGTTCCGCCAACTCAGTATTCCCCAGGACCTCAGGGAGGTGACAGATACGCCGGGAtggttcctcctccgccgatCCAAGGACAATTCGCCCAGGATGCTGCCTTCATCCACGGATCCAACTACCAGACTGCCCCTGGATATGCCAATGCACCGAGGATGCCGGTTATGCCATTGGCCCCTTCATCCGCCCCCCCTTCGAGGGCTTTCAGCACGCCAACATCAGGTCCTCCATTTGGCTCGGAAGCAGACCCATATGGCTACCCGCCTCCTGCTGGGATTCCGGCCAGCCAGGCCTTCCCAGCCGACCCTCTTTATGGCCGCGGTGCGTATAGTACAACAACAATCACAAACCCACCCGAGGCTTCGTCTGATGATTTAGGTTCCCCTGCAGGTACAGCGCAACGGCAAGGCTACCCGGCCGCCCCGGACCAGCCGCCATATGAGGATCACAACAGCCCGGTGcttcccaacaccaccgttCCTCCAACCAGCTCGACACCCACGAGTGCCGGACCGTCCAGTGGCAGACGCGACCGCGATTCAGAACCGAGAGACCGAGAGCGTGATCATCGAGAGCACAGAGCTCGCCGTTCCGAGACCGAACGCGATGACAGGCACGGAGACCGGAACAGGCATCACCGTCGCTAA